The following are from one region of the Pseudazoarcus pumilus genome:
- a CDS encoding cobalamin-binding protein: protein MRRALIAVLVCLATAADAAGVRIVDDAQRAVELSAPATRIVSIAPHVTELLFAAGAGDHVVGVDEFSDHPPPARALPRIGRHSGLDLEAIVALRPDLVVGWASGNRMPQLERLESLGIPLYLNEIRSVDDIAASIETFGRLAGTQTAAGAAADALRQRADALRTHGRAPRLRVFYQVWDRPLMTINGEHLISRAIERCGGRNVFASLSQLAPTVSVEAVLAADPQAIIATRIDDTDPAGLGGWRRWPDLAASRHDNLLALPADLLQRPGPRFINGVEALCAALDEARARLAQPDEASGRERR from the coding sequence TTGAGGCGGGCGCTGATCGCCGTGCTCGTGTGTCTGGCAACTGCCGCCGATGCCGCCGGAGTGCGCATCGTCGACGACGCGCAGCGCGCGGTCGAACTGAGCGCGCCCGCCACGCGCATCGTCAGCATCGCACCGCATGTCACCGAATTGCTGTTCGCCGCCGGTGCCGGCGATCACGTGGTCGGCGTCGACGAGTTCAGCGATCACCCGCCCCCCGCGCGTGCGCTGCCGCGCATCGGCCGCCACTCGGGTCTGGACCTGGAAGCCATCGTGGCCTTGCGCCCGGATCTGGTCGTGGGCTGGGCCAGCGGCAACCGCATGCCGCAACTCGAGCGGCTCGAGTCGCTCGGCATCCCGCTCTATCTCAACGAGATCCGCAGCGTCGACGACATCGCCGCAAGCATCGAGACCTTCGGCCGGCTTGCCGGCACGCAGACGGCCGCCGGTGCCGCGGCCGACGCCCTGCGCCAACGTGCCGACGCCCTGCGCACGCACGGGCGGGCGCCTCGCCTGCGCGTGTTCTATCAGGTCTGGGACAGGCCACTGATGACGATCAACGGCGAGCATCTGATCTCGCGTGCGATCGAACGCTGCGGTGGACGCAATGTGTTCGCGTCGTTGTCGCAACTGGCTCCGACGGTATCGGTGGAGGCTGTTCTCGCGGCCGATCCGCAGGCCATCATCGCCACGCGCATCGACGATACTGACCCGGCCGGGTTGGGCGGGTGGCGGCGCTGGCCGGATCTGGCAGCGAGTCGTCACGACAACCTGCTGGCCCTGCCCGCCGACCTGCTGCAGCGCCCCGGACCGCGCTTCATCAACGGCGTCGAGGCGCTGTGCGCGGCGCTGGACGAGGCACGGGCACGCCTCGCTCAACCCGACGAGGCATCGGGACGGGAACGCAGGTAG
- a CDS encoding sensor domain-containing diguanylate cyclase, producing the protein MPDSQPSPAAGPQLRRATSRRTAMLLAAALIMLLCVSLIALDIRHTSEARELRLSQAEKVLGNFTRSLAQHAEDKIKEADTYLAQLVERLEAEGMGDAHAARLHPLLMDSVRDMPQLHGLFVYDETGRWIVNSQPVLLTQYNNSDRDYFIQHRDDPSRRVFIGPPIRSRSTGDWIITVSRRVDQPDGRFGGVALATMAMAHFNEYYKGYDIGASGTISLLLTNGTLLARHPFVEDAMGASLAEQALYRDHVLVAERGVLREAGEYGERLVAFRHLKRYPLAVVVTQSREEVLAGWIGEARRGTLGVVLLSISLAGAGLFVLRLMAQRLRAEDELRDARDALREANVRLQRLAAEDGLTGLANRRAFDERLAAEIARARRERTPLSLLLVDVDHFKPYNDLYGHLEGDDCLREVAALIRQVATHRGGDFAARYGGEEFAVLLSGTAEDGAARVGERLRAAIADAGIEHAGSPCGYLTLSVGAAALCIDMPGDAQDLMRRADRALYQAKHDGRDRVVVDVASPG; encoded by the coding sequence ATGCCCGACTCCCAGCCCTCTCCCGCTGCCGGCCCGCAACTGCGCCGGGCGACCTCGCGCCGCACCGCGATGCTGCTCGCCGCCGCGCTGATCATGCTGTTGTGCGTGTCGCTGATCGCGCTCGACATCCGTCATACCAGCGAGGCGCGCGAGCTTCGCCTGAGCCAGGCCGAGAAGGTGCTGGGCAACTTCACGCGCTCGCTCGCGCAGCACGCCGAGGACAAGATCAAGGAGGCCGACACCTATCTGGCGCAACTGGTCGAGCGCCTGGAGGCGGAAGGCATGGGTGACGCGCACGCCGCACGCCTGCACCCGCTGCTGATGGACAGCGTACGCGACATGCCGCAACTGCACGGCCTGTTCGTCTACGACGAGACCGGGCGCTGGATCGTCAATTCGCAGCCGGTGCTGCTCACGCAGTACAACAACTCCGACCGCGACTACTTCATCCAACACCGCGACGATCCTTCCAGGCGGGTATTCATCGGCCCGCCGATCCGCAGCCGCTCCACCGGCGACTGGATCATCACCGTGTCGCGGCGCGTCGACCAGCCCGACGGGCGCTTCGGCGGCGTGGCGCTGGCGACCATGGCGATGGCCCATTTCAACGAGTACTACAAGGGCTACGATATCGGCGCGAGCGGCACGATCTCGCTGCTGCTCACCAACGGCACGCTGCTCGCGCGCCACCCCTTCGTCGAGGACGCGATGGGGGCCTCGCTCGCCGAGCAGGCACTCTACCGTGACCACGTACTCGTCGCCGAGCGCGGCGTGCTGCGCGAAGCGGGCGAGTACGGCGAACGACTCGTCGCCTTCCGCCACCTCAAGCGCTATCCGCTCGCGGTGGTCGTCACGCAGTCGCGCGAGGAGGTGCTCGCCGGCTGGATCGGCGAGGCGCGCCGCGGTACGCTGGGCGTGGTCCTGCTGTCGATCAGCCTGGCCGGCGCGGGCCTGTTCGTGCTGCGCCTGATGGCGCAACGCCTGCGCGCCGAGGACGAATTGCGCGACGCGCGCGATGCGCTGCGCGAGGCCAATGTGCGACTGCAGCGTCTGGCCGCCGAGGACGGGCTGACCGGGCTGGCCAACCGACGCGCCTTCGACGAGCGTCTGGCTGCCGAGATTGCCCGGGCGCGGCGCGAACGTACGCCGCTGTCGTTGCTGCTCGTCGACGTCGACCACTTCAAGCCCTACAACGATCTATACGGCCATCTCGAGGGCGACGACTGTCTGCGCGAGGTGGCCGCGCTGATCCGACAGGTCGCCACCCATCGCGGTGGCGATTTCGCGGCGCGCTACGGCGGCGAGGAGTTCGCGGTGCTGCTCTCCGGCACGGCCGAAGACGGCGCGGCGCGCGTCGGCGAGCGCCTGCGCGCGGCCATCGCCGACGCGGGCATCGAGCATGCGGGCAGCCCGTGCGGCTACCTGACCTTGAGCGTCGGCGCGGCCGCATTGTGCATCGACATGCCCGGCGACGCCCAGGACCTGATGCGCCGTGCCGACCGGGCCCTGTATCAGGCCAAACATGACGGACGCGACCGCGTCGTCGTCGATGTCGCCTCGCCGGGCTGA
- the dinB gene encoding DNA polymerase IV codes for MKPPRRIAHLDMDAFYASVELLRYPQLRGRAVVVGGRRAQAPQRLPDGSLRFARLADYVGRGVVTTSTYEARALGVFSAMGMMKAARLAPDAVLLPADFDAYRHYSRMFKAAVATIAPSIENRGIDEIYIDLTNIDDDSLSLARRIKAAVRDATGLSCSIAVAPNKLLAKIGSELDKPDGLTLLDLADVATRIWPLPAGRINGIGPKSAERLAALGLATVGDIARADPAMLREHFGHSYATWLADVAHGRDERPVVTHSEPKSISRETTFERDLHAQRDREELSGVFTALCERVAEDLSRKGYRGRTIGIKLRYADFSTVTRDLTLPAAIDDAAAIRRAAGACLRRVGLEQRLRLLGVRVGGLEAATGVPDASGYQVELPLQVTS; via the coding sequence ATGAAACCACCCCGTCGCATCGCCCACCTCGACATGGACGCCTTCTATGCGTCGGTCGAACTGCTGCGCTACCCGCAGCTGCGCGGCCGCGCGGTCGTCGTCGGCGGACGCCGCGCGCAGGCACCGCAACGCCTGCCCGACGGTTCACTGCGCTTCGCGCGTCTGGCCGACTACGTCGGACGTGGCGTGGTCACGACTTCGACCTACGAGGCACGCGCGCTCGGCGTGTTCTCGGCGATGGGCATGATGAAGGCCGCAAGGCTCGCGCCCGACGCCGTGCTGCTGCCGGCCGACTTCGACGCCTACCGCCACTACTCGCGGATGTTCAAGGCGGCCGTGGCGACCATCGCACCGAGCATCGAGAACCGCGGCATCGACGAGATCTACATCGACCTGACAAACATCGACGATGACTCGTTGTCGCTGGCGCGCCGTATCAAGGCGGCGGTGCGCGACGCCACCGGCCTGAGCTGCTCGATCGCCGTCGCGCCCAACAAGCTGCTCGCCAAGATCGGCTCCGAACTCGACAAGCCCGACGGACTGACCCTGCTCGACCTGGCCGACGTGGCGACGCGCATCTGGCCGCTGCCGGCCGGCAGGATCAACGGCATCGGGCCGAAGAGCGCCGAGCGCCTCGCCGCGCTCGGGCTCGCTACCGTCGGCGACATCGCGCGCGCCGACCCCGCCATGCTGCGCGAGCACTTCGGACACAGCTACGCCACCTGGCTGGCGGACGTAGCCCATGGGCGCGACGAGCGACCGGTAGTGACCCACTCGGAGCCGAAGTCGATCAGCCGCGAGACCACCTTCGAGCGTGACCTGCATGCGCAGCGCGACCGCGAGGAACTGTCGGGCGTGTTCACGGCGCTATGCGAGCGCGTTGCCGAGGACCTCTCGCGCAAGGGCTATCGCGGACGCACCATCGGCATCAAGCTGCGCTACGCCGATTTCAGCACGGTGACGCGCGATCTGACGCTGCCAGCGGCCATCGACGATGCCGCCGCCATCCGGCGCGCGGCCGGCGCCTGCCTGCGACGCGTAGGCCTGGAGCAGCGGCTGCGTCTGCTGGGCGTGCGTGTGGGCGGTCTCGAAGCGGCGACAGGCGTACCGGACGCTTCCGGTTACCAGGTCGAGTTGCCCCTGCAGGTGACGTCTTGA
- a CDS encoding ComEA family DNA-binding protein, with product MYKSLRCLVLACLFAPLVVFAAGVDINTADAAALEQVRGIGPARAAAIIDYRDKNGPFKSVDELTKVPGIGEKSLDSMRDQVRVGAAKSAKGVK from the coding sequence ATGTACAAGTCATTGCGTTGTCTCGTACTCGCTTGCCTGTTCGCACCGCTGGTGGTCTTCGCTGCCGGGGTGGACATCAACACGGCCGATGCGGCCGCGCTCGAACAGGTCAGGGGCATCGGCCCGGCCCGGGCCGCGGCCATCATCGACTACCGCGACAAGAACGGGCCGTTCAAGTCGGTCGACGAACTGACCAAGGTACCGGGCATCGGCGAGAAGTCACTGGACTCCATGCGAGATCAGGTGCGCGTCGGCGCCGCCAAGAGCGCAAAGGGCGTCAAATAG
- a CDS encoding EAL domain-containing protein, translated as MDERRYHFVFQPIVDVAAAEVFGYEALVRGAEGSPLHGADALLGAARAAGRLLELECEAALAAIAAFGRLRLPGRLFINLGAPAIEAFAADRGSRLFRAAVDADVAPSRLMLELTEHERVEQYERLHAALTVFAAQDIGLALDDFGDGRSSLRLWAQLQPAIVKLDKYFARDVHRDPRKVDVVRAMLTLAERFGSLVVAEGIESATELAVLRDLGCRYAQGYLLGRPHERPVAGVPDEVSAVLASGKIAVLPNALPGPHPDQTVARLIVRAPTVSADACNEDVRRVFAKWPDLHAVAIVDGDWPVGLIDRRTFLDRYAQPYFSELFGRRPCAQMMNPDPMRVERDVPIDSMVRMLAGDDQRYLFEGFIVTEAGRYAGLATGESLVRAVTERRIEAARHANPLTLLPGNIPVTEHIRRLLAARAQFAACYFDLNNFKPYNDLYGYWRGDEMIKLAASTILDSCDAGQDFVGHVGGDDFLVLFQSEDWLARCRRVIEQFALRSRTLFDPQDLARGGFESEDRRGFRTLFPLTALSVGAVEVRPDAFSTPEDVASAAAAAKMVAKRSEGGIHLCGLVSDDALACG; from the coding sequence ATGGACGAACGGCGCTACCACTTCGTCTTTCAGCCCATCGTCGATGTCGCGGCCGCCGAGGTGTTCGGCTACGAGGCCCTGGTGCGGGGGGCGGAGGGCTCGCCGCTGCATGGCGCGGACGCCTTGCTGGGCGCGGCCCGCGCGGCGGGGCGTTTGCTCGAACTGGAGTGCGAGGCCGCGCTGGCGGCGATCGCGGCCTTCGGCCGGCTGCGCCTGCCGGGACGCCTGTTCATCAATCTCGGCGCACCGGCCATCGAGGCCTTTGCCGCCGATCGCGGCAGTCGGCTGTTCCGCGCCGCGGTCGACGCGGACGTGGCGCCTTCGCGCCTGATGCTGGAACTGACCGAGCACGAACGCGTCGAGCAATACGAGCGCCTGCATGCGGCGTTGACGGTGTTCGCCGCGCAGGACATCGGGCTGGCGCTCGACGACTTCGGCGACGGGCGTTCCAGTCTGCGCCTGTGGGCGCAGCTGCAGCCGGCCATCGTCAAGCTCGACAAGTACTTTGCGCGTGACGTGCATCGCGACCCGCGCAAGGTCGATGTCGTGCGCGCGATGCTTACGCTCGCCGAGCGCTTCGGCTCGCTGGTGGTCGCCGAGGGAATCGAGTCCGCCACCGAACTGGCCGTGCTGCGGGATCTGGGCTGTCGCTACGCCCAGGGCTATCTGCTCGGGCGCCCCCACGAGCGGCCCGTCGCCGGCGTGCCCGACGAGGTCAGCGCGGTGCTCGCCTCGGGAAAGATCGCGGTGCTGCCCAATGCCTTGCCGGGGCCGCATCCGGACCAGACCGTCGCTCGCCTGATCGTGCGCGCGCCCACCGTGTCGGCCGACGCCTGCAACGAGGATGTGCGCCGCGTGTTCGCCAAATGGCCGGACCTGCATGCGGTGGCCATCGTCGACGGCGACTGGCCGGTGGGCCTGATCGACCGCCGCACGTTTCTCGACCGCTATGCCCAGCCATACTTCAGCGAACTGTTCGGTCGTCGCCCGTGCGCGCAGATGATGAATCCCGACCCGATGCGTGTTGAACGCGACGTGCCGATCGACTCCATGGTGCGAATGCTCGCCGGCGACGATCAGCGCTACCTGTTCGAAGGATTCATCGTCACCGAGGCCGGGCGCTATGCCGGCCTGGCTACCGGCGAGAGTCTGGTGCGCGCGGTCACCGAGCGGCGCATCGAGGCCGCGCGCCACGCCAATCCGCTGACGCTGCTGCCGGGCAACATACCGGTCACGGAGCACATCCGGCGGCTGCTCGCGGCGCGCGCGCAGTTTGCCGCGTGCTATTTCGATCTGAACAATTTCAAGCCCTACAACGACTTGTACGGCTACTGGCGCGGCGACGAGATGATCAAGCTGGCCGCATCGACCATCCTCGACAGCTGCGATGCGGGACAGGATTTCGTCGGTCACGTCGGCGGCGACGACTTCCTCGTGTTGTTCCAGTCCGAGGACTGGCTGGCGCGCTGCCGGCGCGTGATCGAACAGTTCGCGTTGCGCTCGCGCACCCTGTTCGACCCCCAGGACCTTGCCCGCGGCGGTTTCGAGAGCGAGGATCGGCGCGGCTTTCGCACCCTGTTCCCGCTCACCGCGCTGTCGGTCGGTGCGGTCGAGGTGCGTCCCGATGCCTTTTCGACGCCCGAGGACGTGGCCAGCGCCGCGGCCGCCGCCAAGATGGTCGCCAAGCGTTCGGAGGGCGGCATCCACCTGTGCGGCCTGGTTTCCGACGACGCACTCGCCTGCGGCTGA
- a CDS encoding rhodanese-like domain-containing protein, with amino-acid sequence MKTLRATELADRLADRARSRPVLLDVREPWEFELCRIDGARNVPMATVPACEQQFDPDEEIVVVCHHGVRSAHVCMFLERQGFTNVFNLAGGVAAWADQVDPAMPRY; translated from the coding sequence ATGAAGACCCTCCGCGCGACCGAACTCGCCGACCGCCTGGCCGACCGCGCGCGTAGCCGCCCCGTGCTGCTCGACGTGCGCGAACCGTGGGAGTTCGAACTGTGCCGCATCGATGGTGCGCGCAACGTGCCCATGGCGACCGTTCCCGCATGCGAGCAGCAGTTCGATCCGGACGAGGAAATCGTCGTTGTCTGCCACCATGGCGTGCGCAGCGCGCACGTGTGCATGTTCCTCGAACGTCAGGGTTTCACGAACGTCTTCAATCTCGCCGGAGGCGTGGCCGCATGGGCGGACCAGGTCGACCCGGCCATGCCCCGTTACTGA
- a CDS encoding TolC family outer membrane protein, producing the protein MKRNLILCVASLLPMTAAAADLLDVYHRAQANDAEFAAARAELLAGQEAVVQGRAGLLPEVALTGNVTRNRSEPDGLPSERFNSNAWGVQLTQPVFRMQNIVAARQGELRTDLAGVLFEQARQDLILRVSEAYFEVLNAQDALDAVLRLREAAEEQLEIARTSFDVGTVTITDVHEAQSRFDLANAQVIAAESALDVARDALARIVGDDPGELARLREGMSLVAPRPADAARWAASAAEGGFGVRTGLLQQQIAAREVERARAGHLPTVDLVATHGRSNRQNNFASPRTETSTIGLQFNLPLYAGGRVSSVSRETAALKMRADSELESARRAAALAAREAYLGVTSGMARIRALEAAEVSSLSALDANRLGYEVGVRINIDVLNSLTQLAETRQELARARYDTLLAQLRLKAAAGTLDEAELQTLNAMLEP; encoded by the coding sequence ATGAAGCGAAACCTGATCCTGTGTGTCGCGAGCCTGTTGCCGATGACGGCGGCCGCGGCCGACCTGCTCGACGTCTATCACCGCGCCCAGGCCAATGACGCGGAGTTCGCCGCCGCGCGCGCCGAATTGCTGGCTGGACAGGAGGCCGTCGTACAGGGCCGGGCCGGCCTGTTGCCCGAGGTCGCGCTGACGGGCAACGTCACGCGCAACCGCAGCGAACCGGATGGCCTGCCGTCGGAGCGTTTCAACAGCAACGCCTGGGGCGTGCAACTGACGCAGCCGGTGTTTCGCATGCAAAACATCGTGGCGGCCCGCCAGGGCGAGCTGCGTACCGATCTGGCCGGCGTGCTCTTCGAGCAGGCGCGCCAGGACCTGATCCTGCGCGTGTCCGAGGCCTATTTCGAAGTGCTCAATGCACAGGACGCGCTCGACGCGGTGTTGCGCCTGCGCGAGGCCGCCGAGGAGCAGCTCGAGATCGCCCGGACCAGTTTCGACGTCGGCACCGTGACCATCACCGACGTGCACGAGGCGCAATCGCGCTTCGATCTGGCCAATGCGCAGGTGATCGCCGCCGAGAGCGCGCTCGACGTTGCGCGCGATGCGCTGGCGCGCATCGTCGGTGACGATCCCGGTGAACTGGCCCGCCTGCGCGAGGGTATGAGCCTGGTTGCACCGCGGCCGGCCGATGCAGCACGCTGGGCGGCGAGCGCCGCGGAGGGCGGTTTCGGCGTGCGCACCGGGCTGCTGCAGCAACAGATCGCGGCGCGCGAGGTCGAGCGCGCGCGCGCCGGCCACCTGCCCACGGTCGATCTGGTGGCGACGCACGGTCGCTCGAACCGGCAGAACAACTTCGCCAGCCCGCGCACCGAAACCAGCACCATCGGCTTGCAGTTCAACCTGCCGCTGTACGCCGGCGGGCGCGTTTCATCGGTGTCGCGCGAAACCGCCGCGCTGAAGATGCGTGCCGATTCCGAGCTCGAGTCGGCACGCCGCGCCGCGGCGCTGGCCGCGCGCGAGGCCTACCTTGGCGTGACCAGCGGCATGGCGCGCATCCGCGCGCTCGAAGCCGCCGAGGTGTCGTCCCTGTCGGCGCTCGATGCCAACAGGCTGGGCTACGAGGTGGGCGTGCGCATCAACATCGACGTGCTCAATTCGCTCACCCAGCTCGCCGAGACGCGCCAGGAGCTGGCGCGCGCACGCTACGATACGCTGCTCGCGCAACTGCGCCTGAAGGCCGCGGCCGGCACGCTCGACGAGGCCGAACTGCAAACCCTCAACGCCATGCTCGAACCCTGA
- a CDS encoding M48 family metallopeptidase, with protein MIDEEPAEISHIGRRLALRALAGLALLSLLLAVLIGGSIGSLWFAGVLAGDDAWWLALPWGATAVAGVLLAWRIGGCLLVAAPPPEGVPLARELAPSLYALCDRIGRDCGGRPVDTVWITGDINAAVLRRPRWGLVGPIETHLLIGLPLAHSVSERQLCAIVAHEYGHLAVQSRFVDAWGAQARSAWFRAVERCIDRLPLFGAMLDRLTRNEVCTALRLARIEEFEADRVAAGAVGADLLAETLVEVAARERFLRCDFWVKVMAQCASSPRPRMRPYRDMGLGMVAGFLPGDGRGACLRAICDEGDALHPSLAERLAALGEWPASDMPVEDSVAERHLALLVPRLAWELDRAWWAEMRYEWRDAYLRSRPDASSG; from the coding sequence ATGATCGACGAGGAACCCGCCGAGATATCGCACATCGGGCGCCGGCTCGCATTGCGTGCGCTGGCCGGCCTCGCGCTGCTGTCCTTGCTGCTCGCCGTGTTGATCGGCGGCTCGATCGGATCGCTGTGGTTCGCCGGCGTACTGGCGGGCGATGACGCCTGGTGGCTGGCGCTGCCATGGGGTGCGACGGCCGTCGCTGGCGTGCTGCTGGCGTGGCGCATCGGTGGCTGCCTGCTCGTCGCTGCGCCACCACCCGAGGGGGTGCCGCTGGCACGCGAACTGGCGCCGTCCCTGTATGCGCTGTGCGATCGCATCGGCCGCGACTGCGGTGGACGGCCGGTCGACACGGTGTGGATCACCGGCGACATCAATGCGGCGGTATTGCGGCGTCCGCGCTGGGGTCTGGTCGGCCCGATCGAAACCCACCTGCTGATCGGCCTGCCCCTGGCGCACAGCGTCTCCGAACGTCAGCTGTGCGCGATCGTCGCCCACGAATACGGCCACCTGGCGGTGCAGAGCCGCTTCGTCGACGCCTGGGGTGCGCAGGCGCGCAGTGCATGGTTTCGCGCCGTCGAGCGCTGCATCGATCGCCTGCCGCTGTTCGGGGCGATGCTCGATCGACTCACCCGCAACGAGGTGTGCACGGCCTTGCGGCTGGCGCGCATCGAGGAGTTCGAGGCTGACCGGGTGGCGGCCGGCGCGGTCGGCGCCGACCTGCTCGCCGAAACCCTGGTCGAGGTCGCCGCGCGCGAGCGATTCCTGCGTTGCGACTTCTGGGTCAAGGTCATGGCTCAGTGCGCCTCCAGCCCGCGTCCGCGCATGCGACCCTATCGCGACATGGGGCTGGGCATGGTCGCCGGCTTTTTGCCGGGTGACGGGCGCGGCGCCTGCCTGCGTGCGATATGCGACGAGGGCGACGCCTTGCATCCATCGCTGGCCGAGCGCCTGGCGGCGCTGGGCGAGTGGCCGGCGAGCGACATGCCGGTCGAGGATTCGGTGGCCGAGCGCCATCTGGCGCTGCTGGTGCCGCGCCTGGCGTGGGAACTGGATCGTGCCTGGTGGGCCGAGATGCGCTACGAGTGGCGCGACGCCTACCTGCGTTCCCGTCCCGATGCCTCGTCGGGTTGA
- a CDS encoding methyltransferase has translation MNPAQPVIRWHDASGLEQVLAWRSEAGAKPPARVIEADDTTRADAAWRLACEGTALLWRGDYHNARQLLQALGRRFERSRARRKWPDDRVAAFNLYRLGQAQRAHTLGALLVRFDAGWRLLAGRAPDVANACTQAWGECPEPCAVPLRDLLGAIGAHQWRERGVEVPALGARIHAHYGVFSPVRGEYIDLVAAAPLPADTRLAFDIGTGTGVLAALLARRGVERVLATDNAPRALACARDNIARLQLGDRVEPVEADLFPQGRAPLIVCNPPWLPGKAASTLERAVYDPDGAMLRGFLAGLCEHLAPGGEGWLILSDLAEHLGLRSREELLAAFDAAGLVVIDRLDVAPRHARTRDANDPLHAARAAEVTSLWRLAAARDAGFTRL, from the coding sequence GTGAATCCGGCGCAGCCGGTCATCCGTTGGCACGACGCCTCGGGCCTCGAGCAAGTGCTCGCTTGGCGCAGCGAAGCGGGTGCGAAACCGCCCGCCCGCGTGATCGAGGCCGACGATACGACGCGCGCCGATGCTGCCTGGCGGCTGGCCTGCGAGGGCACGGCCCTGCTGTGGCGGGGCGATTACCACAACGCGCGGCAGCTGCTGCAGGCGCTGGGAAGACGTTTCGAACGCAGCCGCGCGCGCCGCAAGTGGCCTGATGATCGCGTAGCTGCTTTCAATCTGTATCGCCTCGGCCAGGCCCAGCGCGCGCACACCCTGGGTGCGTTGCTGGTGCGCTTCGATGCCGGCTGGCGCCTGCTCGCCGGGCGCGCGCCCGACGTCGCGAACGCGTGCACCCAAGCCTGGGGCGAATGTCCCGAACCCTGCGCCGTGCCGCTGCGCGATCTGCTCGGCGCCATCGGTGCGCACCAGTGGCGTGAGCGTGGCGTCGAGGTGCCCGCGCTGGGCGCGCGCATCCACGCGCATTACGGTGTGTTCTCGCCGGTGCGCGGCGAATACATCGATCTGGTCGCCGCCGCGCCGCTGCCGGCCGATACGCGCCTGGCCTTCGACATCGGCACCGGCACCGGCGTGCTCGCCGCACTGCTGGCGCGGCGCGGTGTCGAGCGCGTGCTCGCCACCGACAATGCGCCGCGTGCGCTGGCGTGTGCGCGCGACAATATCGCCCGTCTGCAACTGGGCGATCGCGTCGAACCGGTCGAGGCCGATCTCTTCCCGCAAGGGCGTGCGCCGCTGATCGTGTGCAATCCGCCATGGTTGCCGGGCAAGGCCGCATCGACGCTGGAGCGCGCCGTCTACGACCCGGACGGCGCGATGCTGCGCGGCTTTCTGGCCGGACTGTGCGAACACCTGGCGCCGGGCGGGGAGGGCTGGCTGATTCTCTCGGACCTGGCCGAGCATCTCGGCCTGCGCAGCCGTGAGGAGTTGCTCGCGGCCTTCGATGCGGCCGGCCTGGTGGTCATCGATCGGCTCGACGTGGCGCCGCGTCACGCGCGCACGCGCGACGCGAACGACCCCTTGCACGCTGCGCGCGCGGCCGAAGTCACCTCGCTGTGGCGCCTGGCCGCTGCGCGCGACGCAGGTTTCACGCGCCTGTAA
- a CDS encoding alpha/beta hydrolase — MTLETIERETGADPGAAIIVMHGLGADGSDFVPICDEIDLSAAGAVRYVFPHAPVRPVTINGGYPMRAWFDVLSFERGQNEDEAGLRESQAAIAELVEHEIARGVPASRIVLMGFSQGCAMTLMTGLRFGQRLAGLVGLSGYLPLADRLAAERSDANADVPVFLAHGTADPVIPFARGELSRDALAALGYPVEWHAYSMVHTVTLNEIRDIERFLQRVLAA, encoded by the coding sequence ATGACGCTTGAAACCATCGAACGCGAAACCGGCGCCGACCCCGGCGCGGCCATCATCGTGATGCATGGCCTGGGTGCGGACGGCAGCGATTTCGTTCCGATCTGCGACGAGATCGACCTGTCCGCAGCCGGCGCGGTGCGCTACGTTTTCCCGCATGCGCCGGTGCGCCCGGTGACGATCAACGGCGGCTATCCGATGCGCGCCTGGTTCGACGTGCTCAGCTTCGAGCGCGGCCAGAACGAGGACGAAGCCGGGTTGCGCGAATCGCAGGCAGCCATCGCCGAACTGGTCGAGCACGAGATCGCGCGGGGCGTGCCGGCCTCGCGCATCGTGCTGATGGGCTTCTCGCAAGGTTGCGCGATGACGCTGATGACCGGGCTGCGCTTCGGTCAGCGTCTGGCCGGTCTGGTCGGCCTGTCGGGCTATCTGCCGCTGGCCGACAGGCTTGCCGCCGAGCGCAGCGACGCCAACGCCGACGTGCCTGTGTTCCTCGCGCATGGCACCGCCGACCCGGTGATTCCGTTCGCCCGCGGCGAGCTCTCGCGCGACGCGCTGGCGGCGCTCGGCTACCCCGTCGAGTGGCATGCCTACTCCATGGTACACACCGTGACGCTCAACGAGATTCGCGACATCGAGCGCTTCCTGCAGCGCGTGCTCGCGGCGTGA